The Lasioglossum baleicum chromosome 15, iyLasBale1, whole genome shotgun sequence genome has a segment encoding these proteins:
- the LOC143216261 gene encoding uncharacterized protein LOC143216261 isoform X2, giving the protein MGNSDSKAENKESNSEAPRRPSPVVPSLIDFTVPDGNMGNSDSKAENKQSKSEALRRPSPIVTSIAPLRRAPIVPSIAPRRPAPIVPSVAPPQPFLTMNDFSENWRLWKQTFLQYKASIEGSTQTDWENTLLNLMGPIGQEIYTVIKSRYQRMNLTMLLKEFDEYSVFAAKRRLPRESIYEYMDDLQAIVRNKNLPNGEDRIKDRIWVEINESEFTNAAKKLIPTFEFSSAYKSLTLKQVAFLWDFYLTQNNCSKCGNEHTDSNSCPAIGKQCKKCNKFDHYTRRCPLSFLNNCRYCGGMHRFKQCPAYNEMCTKCNKPNHFYWKCQSIQILQCRFCGMSHSADRSICPAINSFCLYCNARGHFSSRCNNRPRRGRI; this is encoded by the exons ATGG GTAATTCCGACAGTAAAGCAGAAAACAAAGAATCCAATTCGGAGGCTCCACGACGTCCTTCTCCTGTAGTTCCATCGCTGATAGATTTTACAGTACCAGACGGAAACATGG GTAATTCCGACAGTAAAGCAGAAAACAAACAATCCAAATCGGAGGCTCTACGACGTCCTTCTCCTATAGTTACATCCATTGCTCCACTTCGTCGTGCTCCTATAGTTCCATCCATTGCTCCACGACGTCCTGCTCCTATAGTTCCATCCGTTGCTCCACCTCAGCCGTTTTTGACAATGAACGACTTTTCTGAAAATTGGCGCTTGTGGAAGCAGACTTTCTTACAGTACAAAGCATCCATAGAAGGATCCACTCAAACAGATTGGGAGAACACCCTTTTGAATTTAATGGGTCCGATCGGACAGGAGATTTATACCGTGATCAAGTCTCGATACCAAAGAATGAACCTGACCATGTTACTCAAAGAATTCGATGAATATTCTGTATTCGCAGCGAAGAGGAGGCTGCCTCGTGAAAGTATTTATGAATACATGGATGATTTACAG GCAATCGTCAGAAACAAGAACTTGCCGAATGGAGAAGATCGAATCAAAGATAGAATTTGGGTAGAGATCAACGAGTCCGAGTTTACCAATGCTGCGAAGAAGCTTATACCAACATTTGAATTTTCATCTGCATATAAGAGCTTGACCCTGAAGCAGGTTGCATTCCTCTGGGATTTTTACCTCACACAAAATAATTGCAGCAAATGTGGGAACGAGCACACGGATTCAAATAGCTGTCCAGCGATTGGCAAGCAATGTAAGAAGTGCAATAAATTCGATCATTATACCAGAAGATGTCCACTTTCCTTCTTGAACAACTGCAGATATTGCGGAGGCATGCACAGATTCAAACAGTGTCCCGCTTACAATGAAATGTGTACCAAGTGTAATAAACCAAACCATTTCTATTGGAAATGTCAATCCATACAAATATTGCAATGCCGCTTCTGTGGAATGTCCCATTCTGCTGATAGATCAATATGTCCAGCAATAAACTCATTCTGCTTATACTGCAACGCGAGAGGACATTTCAGCTCTAGGTGTAATAATAGACCACGACGTGGCAGAATCTAG
- the LOC143216260 gene encoding coiled-coil domain-containing protein 142, producing the protein MDNNYRANISKWLPLPGGVLEKWFAESSSLDDRMGNLAECIALIIRDITDVQACDLEIYNGVANDVEEVTNGYKSICSETLSSHPIYKYKMRYFLTSMKRKLNVLARFSRNLINEIVDCRSEELLRVVFRLVNVYNDILDMDIDVSDPSTNVFHNDSPQMLEPLKKMSVTRILQILAKNRAEDSCHELIDCLLANYEPRENLDAATTETGDGDVSENSSIEIYRALTRHLTPPIESSSSRTEMEMSNVESIQTLVNTQNEQVLRLLNVAQDVSPRLLGNDALKTVKGETRLRGSAMKKVKSYYQEVAWGALSGILDHVILWWSPEPLATHHSHGAQHLKDWLNLFVQRNRVPQTVRPALQNLCDALGYHATITAWDQLFRLAYTSAFQCQSRASPAEGTDTGQKFAELFQLLVRLSNECEAGGEWVIGAPLMELPLSEQIVVLHRLDHSVHTVRLWIVQEAKIIAHTWELDVFFLLVKGDVPNCLEELSYLKHADHTNELSTDSVSVQVYVCGKMRAKIVSEVNVNVTLLQKCSAECIATLAKICRVVSLANLHMCFPRPSYWRRGSSVAPAAASLYVETYFEKVLLPVLEVIDDHETSNMILRIMCEAWLDYIYLHRIKFSEYGALQLLTDFAYVSKWVTSCSIISQEVRNHLLQNEVLRRCEGVGRLLLRHPGEAISMKKRLVTRTNERGSPESPGLERMPAEMYVPNQEQWLELRAPKRYTFCCTD; encoded by the exons ATGGATAACAATTACAGAGCAAACATCAGCAAGTGGCTGCCACTTCCGGGCGGTGTCCTGGAGAAATGGTTCGCCGAGTCGTCCTCTCTCGACGACAGAATGGGCAACCTCGCGGAATGCATAGCCTTAATCATTCGGGACATTACAGACGTTCAGGCTTGTGATCTGGAG ATCTACAACGGTGTTGCGAACGACGTGGAGGAGGTGACGAACGGGTACAAATCGATTTGTTCGGAGACCCTGAGCTCGCATCCGATATACAAGTACAAGATGCGCTATTTTCTGACGTCGATGAAGCGGAAGCTGAACGTGCTAGCTCGGTTCAGCCGGAATTTGATCAACGAGATCGTCGATTGCAGGAGCGAGGAGCTGCTCAGAGTCGTCTTCAG ATTGGTGAACGTTTACAACGACATCCTCGACATGGACATCGACGTGTCGGACCCGTCGACGAATGTCTTCCACAACGACAGCCCGCAGATGCTTGAACCGCTAAAAAAGATGTCTGTTACCCGGATTTTGCAG ATCCTAGCGAAAAATAGGGCAGAGGATTCCTGTCACGAACTGATCGACTGTCTCCTGGCGAATTACGAGCCCCGCGAGAACCTGGACGCGGCAACGACGGAAACCGGGGACGGCGACGTCTCCGAGAATTCGAGTATCGAGATCTACCG GGCCCTCACGAGACACTTGACGCCACCGATCGAGAGCTCTTCATCGCGAACCGAGATGGAGATGTCGAACGTCGAGAGCATCCAGACTCTGGTCAATACTCAGAACGAGCAGGTCCTCAGGCTGTTGAACGTCGCGCAAGATGTTTCGCCGCGTTTGTTGGGAAACGACGCCCTCAAGACTGTCAAAG GTGAGACGAGACTGAGGGGCAGCGCGATGAAGAAGGTGAAAAGCTACTATCAGGAAGTCGCCTGGGGCGCTTTGTCTGGGATCCTGGACCATGTGATCTTGTGGTGGTCCCCAGAACCGCTTGCTACCCACCACAGTCACGGGGCACAGCACCTTAAGGACTGGTTGAATCTATTTGTCCAGAGAAATCGCG TGCCGCAAACTGTAAGGCCTGCGCTGCAGAACCTCTGCGACGCTCTAGGCTACCACGCTACCATCACTGCCTGGGACCAACTGTTCAGACTCGCCTACACATCCGCTTTTCAATGTCAGTCCAGAGCTTCACCTGCAGAG GGTACAGACACGGGCCAGAAGTTCGCAGAGTTGTTTCAACTGCTGGTCAGGCTGAGCAACGAATGCGAGGCAGGTGGCGAATGGGTGATCGGTGCCCCGTTGATGGAGCTGCCTCTATCAGAGCAGATCGTGGTCCTCCATCGACTCGATCATTCGGTGCACACTGTTAGATTGTGGATCGTGCAGGAAGCGAAGATCATAGCCCACACATGGGAACTGGACGTGTTCTTCTTACTCGTGAAGGGTGACGTACCGAACTGCCTTGAGGAGCTTTCTTACTTAAAA CACGCCGATCACACGAACGAACTGTCTACAGACTCTGTCAGCGTTCAGGTGTACGTCTGCGGGAAGATGAGGGCGAAAATCGTGTCCGAAGTCAACGTTAACGTGACTTTGCTACAA AAGTGTTCCGCCGAGTGCATAGCCACCCTCGCCAAGATCTGTCGCGTAGTTAGCCTGGCAAACCTGCACATGTGCTTCCCAAGGCCCAGCTACTGGCGACGCGGAAGTAGCGTGGCACCAGCAGCAGCCAGCCTCTACGTAGAAACGTATTTCG AAAAGGTTCTGCTCCCAGTGCTGGAGGTTATCGACGACCACGAGACGTCGAACATGATCCTCAGAATTATGTGCGAGGCGTGGCTCGACTACATATACCTACATAGAATTAAATTCAG CGAGTACGGGGCGTTGCAGTTACTCACGGACTTCGCGTACGTGTCGAAATGGGTCACGAGCTGCTCGATAATTTCGCAGGAGGTGAGAAACCATCTTCTGCAGAACGAGGTCCTGCGACGTTGCGAGGGAGTTGGTCGGCTTCTCTTGAGACATCCCGGAGAGGCGATCTCGATGAAAAAACGACTCG TTACCAGAACGAACGAACGTGGATCTCCGGAATCACCTGGATTGGAACGCATGCCTGCGGAAATGTACGTGCCGAACCAGGAACAATGGCTCGAGCTACGCGCTCCCAAAAGATACACGTTCTGCTGCACCGATTGA
- the LOC143216261 gene encoding uncharacterized protein LOC143216261 isoform X1 — translation MVCLRNLWLIIADRFYSTGRKHGKAENKESNSEAPRRPSPVVPSLIDFTVPDGNMGNSDSKAENKQSKSEALRRPSPIVTSIAPLRRAPIVPSIAPRRPAPIVPSVAPPQPFLTMNDFSENWRLWKQTFLQYKASIEGSTQTDWENTLLNLMGPIGQEIYTVIKSRYQRMNLTMLLKEFDEYSVFAAKRRLPRESIYEYMDDLQAIVRNKNLPNGEDRIKDRIWVEINESEFTNAAKKLIPTFEFSSAYKSLTLKQVAFLWDFYLTQNNCSKCGNEHTDSNSCPAIGKQCKKCNKFDHYTRRCPLSFLNNCRYCGGMHRFKQCPAYNEMCTKCNKPNHFYWKCQSIQILQCRFCGMSHSADRSICPAINSFCLYCNARGHFSSRCNNRPRRGRI, via the exons ATGGTGTGTTTACGTAACCTGTGGTTAATTATCGCTGACAGATTTTACAGTACCGGACGGAAACATGG TAAAGCAGAAAACAAAGAATCCAATTCGGAGGCTCCACGACGTCCTTCTCCTGTAGTTCCATCGCTGATAGATTTTACAGTACCAGACGGAAACATGG GTAATTCCGACAGTAAAGCAGAAAACAAACAATCCAAATCGGAGGCTCTACGACGTCCTTCTCCTATAGTTACATCCATTGCTCCACTTCGTCGTGCTCCTATAGTTCCATCCATTGCTCCACGACGTCCTGCTCCTATAGTTCCATCCGTTGCTCCACCTCAGCCGTTTTTGACAATGAACGACTTTTCTGAAAATTGGCGCTTGTGGAAGCAGACTTTCTTACAGTACAAAGCATCCATAGAAGGATCCACTCAAACAGATTGGGAGAACACCCTTTTGAATTTAATGGGTCCGATCGGACAGGAGATTTATACCGTGATCAAGTCTCGATACCAAAGAATGAACCTGACCATGTTACTCAAAGAATTCGATGAATATTCTGTATTCGCAGCGAAGAGGAGGCTGCCTCGTGAAAGTATTTATGAATACATGGATGATTTACAG GCAATCGTCAGAAACAAGAACTTGCCGAATGGAGAAGATCGAATCAAAGATAGAATTTGGGTAGAGATCAACGAGTCCGAGTTTACCAATGCTGCGAAGAAGCTTATACCAACATTTGAATTTTCATCTGCATATAAGAGCTTGACCCTGAAGCAGGTTGCATTCCTCTGGGATTTTTACCTCACACAAAATAATTGCAGCAAATGTGGGAACGAGCACACGGATTCAAATAGCTGTCCAGCGATTGGCAAGCAATGTAAGAAGTGCAATAAATTCGATCATTATACCAGAAGATGTCCACTTTCCTTCTTGAACAACTGCAGATATTGCGGAGGCATGCACAGATTCAAACAGTGTCCCGCTTACAATGAAATGTGTACCAAGTGTAATAAACCAAACCATTTCTATTGGAAATGTCAATCCATACAAATATTGCAATGCCGCTTCTGTGGAATGTCCCATTCTGCTGATAGATCAATATGTCCAGCAATAAACTCATTCTGCTTATACTGCAACGCGAGAGGACATTTCAGCTCTAGGTGTAATAATAGACCACGACGTGGCAGAATCTAG
- the LOC143216261 gene encoding uncharacterized protein LOC143216261 isoform X4 encodes MGNSDSKAENKQSKSEALRRPSPIVTSIAPLRRAPIVPSIAPRRPAPIVPSVAPPQPFLTMNDFSENWRLWKQTFLQYKASIEGSTQTDWENTLLNLMGPIGQEIYTVIKSRYQRMNLTMLLKEFDEYSVFAAKRRLPRESIYEYMDDLQAIVRNKNLPNGEDRIKDRIWVEINESEFTNAAKKLIPTFEFSSAYKSLTLKQVAFLWDFYLTQNNCSKCGNEHTDSNSCPAIGKQCKKCNKFDHYTRRCPLSFLNNCRYCGGMHRFKQCPAYNEMCTKCNKPNHFYWKCQSIQILQCRFCGMSHSADRSICPAINSFCLYCNARGHFSSRCNNRPRRGRI; translated from the exons ATGG GTAATTCCGACAGTAAAGCAGAAAACAAACAATCCAAATCGGAGGCTCTACGACGTCCTTCTCCTATAGTTACATCCATTGCTCCACTTCGTCGTGCTCCTATAGTTCCATCCATTGCTCCACGACGTCCTGCTCCTATAGTTCCATCCGTTGCTCCACCTCAGCCGTTTTTGACAATGAACGACTTTTCTGAAAATTGGCGCTTGTGGAAGCAGACTTTCTTACAGTACAAAGCATCCATAGAAGGATCCACTCAAACAGATTGGGAGAACACCCTTTTGAATTTAATGGGTCCGATCGGACAGGAGATTTATACCGTGATCAAGTCTCGATACCAAAGAATGAACCTGACCATGTTACTCAAAGAATTCGATGAATATTCTGTATTCGCAGCGAAGAGGAGGCTGCCTCGTGAAAGTATTTATGAATACATGGATGATTTACAG GCAATCGTCAGAAACAAGAACTTGCCGAATGGAGAAGATCGAATCAAAGATAGAATTTGGGTAGAGATCAACGAGTCCGAGTTTACCAATGCTGCGAAGAAGCTTATACCAACATTTGAATTTTCATCTGCATATAAGAGCTTGACCCTGAAGCAGGTTGCATTCCTCTGGGATTTTTACCTCACACAAAATAATTGCAGCAAATGTGGGAACGAGCACACGGATTCAAATAGCTGTCCAGCGATTGGCAAGCAATGTAAGAAGTGCAATAAATTCGATCATTATACCAGAAGATGTCCACTTTCCTTCTTGAACAACTGCAGATATTGCGGAGGCATGCACAGATTCAAACAGTGTCCCGCTTACAATGAAATGTGTACCAAGTGTAATAAACCAAACCATTTCTATTGGAAATGTCAATCCATACAAATATTGCAATGCCGCTTCTGTGGAATGTCCCATTCTGCTGATAGATCAATATGTCCAGCAATAAACTCATTCTGCTTATACTGCAACGCGAGAGGACATTTCAGCTCTAGGTGTAATAATAGACCACGACGTGGCAGAATCTAG
- the LOC143216261 gene encoding uncharacterized protein LOC143216261 isoform X3 has translation MVCLRNLWLIIADRFYSTGRKHGKAENKESNSEAPRRPSPVVPSLIDFTVPDGNMGNSDSKAENKQSKSEALRRPSPIVTSIAPLRRAPIVPSIAPRRPAPIVPSVAPPQPFLTMNDFSENWRLWKQTFLQYKASIEGSTQTDWENTLLNLMGPIGQEIYTVIKSRYQRMNLTMLLKEFDEYSVFAAKRRLPRESIYEYMDDLQAIVRNKNLPNGEDRIKDRIWVEINESEFTNAAKKLIPTFEFSSAYKSLTLKQVAFLWDFYLTQNNCSKCGNEHTDSNSCPAIGKQYIAEACTDSNSVPLTMKCVPSVINQTISIGNVNPYKYCNAASVECPILLIDQYVQQ, from the exons ATGGTGTGTTTACGTAACCTGTGGTTAATTATCGCTGACAGATTTTACAGTACCGGACGGAAACATGG TAAAGCAGAAAACAAAGAATCCAATTCGGAGGCTCCACGACGTCCTTCTCCTGTAGTTCCATCGCTGATAGATTTTACAGTACCAGACGGAAACATGG GTAATTCCGACAGTAAAGCAGAAAACAAACAATCCAAATCGGAGGCTCTACGACGTCCTTCTCCTATAGTTACATCCATTGCTCCACTTCGTCGTGCTCCTATAGTTCCATCCATTGCTCCACGACGTCCTGCTCCTATAGTTCCATCCGTTGCTCCACCTCAGCCGTTTTTGACAATGAACGACTTTTCTGAAAATTGGCGCTTGTGGAAGCAGACTTTCTTACAGTACAAAGCATCCATAGAAGGATCCACTCAAACAGATTGGGAGAACACCCTTTTGAATTTAATGGGTCCGATCGGACAGGAGATTTATACCGTGATCAAGTCTCGATACCAAAGAATGAACCTGACCATGTTACTCAAAGAATTCGATGAATATTCTGTATTCGCAGCGAAGAGGAGGCTGCCTCGTGAAAGTATTTATGAATACATGGATGATTTACAG GCAATCGTCAGAAACAAGAACTTGCCGAATGGAGAAGATCGAATCAAAGATAGAATTTGGGTAGAGATCAACGAGTCCGAGTTTACCAATGCTGCGAAGAAGCTTATACCAACATTTGAATTTTCATCTGCATATAAGAGCTTGACCCTGAAGCAGGTTGCATTCCTCTGGGATTTTTACCTCACACAAAATAATTGCAGCAAATGTGGGAACGAGCACACGGATTCAAATAGCTGTCCAGCGATTGGCAAGCAAT ATATTGCGGAGGCATGCACAGATTCAAACAGTGTCCCGCTTACAATGAAATGTGTACCAAGTGTAATAAACCAAACCATTTCTATTGGAAATGTCAATCCATACAAATATTGCAATGCCGCTTCTGTGGAATGTCCCATTCTGCTGATAGATCAATATGTCCAGCAATAA